Proteins encoded together in one Ciona intestinalis chromosome 3, KH, whole genome shotgun sequence window:
- the LOC100179100 gene encoding phenylalanine--tRNA ligase, mitochondrial gives MSSVILHERSKVAQLLKRYLKRIGISSAGLNLENSAYVHSQVGLHHMQKRYATKHKQLGLDNIKISGKTYTCDDWTNVTEKILSYVGKNLHVQKDHPICIIKEAIVQHFYNSYVKARRVPLFAVFDNLAPVVTVQQNFDSLLIPQNHVSRKKSENYYVNKNTVLRAHTSAHEHELIKSGLDAYLMVGDVYRRDTIDATHFPVFHQLEGVRLFNSQQLFSKCEGASADLTLFEVGDETKDKQSCHTLETSKLLEFNLKQTIEDCIKDIFGKEAECKWVDAYFPFTHPSYELEIKYNDEWIEMLGCGILRQEILNQAGACDQVAWAFGLGLERLAMKLFNIPDIRYMWTEDESFLAQFRCHSDFKSIKFKPIVSKQPALVNDVAFWVPTDFTPNDFYDLVRSVDDGLVQTITLIDQFTHSSGKQSHCYRLFYRHVSRALTQAQVNEVHGKIKRAAVKHLNVEGRW, from the exons ATGAGCTCTGTGATCTTGCATGAAAGAAGTAAAGTAGCTCAACTGCTTAAAAGATATTTGAAAAGAATTGGAATCAGTTCAGCTGGCTTGAATCTTGAAAACTCTGCATACGTACATTCTCAGGTGGGTTTACACCACATGCAAAAGAGGTATGctacaaaacacaaacagCTTGGTTTagacaatattaaaatatctggGAAAACATATACCTGTGATGATTGGACCAATGTGACAGAAAAGATTCTCAGTTATGTTGGGAAGAATTTACATGTACAGAAGGATCATCCGATTTGCATTATAAAGGAG GCAATCGTTCAACACTTCTACAACTCCTATGTTAAAGCACGGAGAGTTCCTTTGTTTGCCGTATTTGATAATTTAGCACCGGTCGTCACAGTTCAGCAGAATTTTGATTCTTTGCTAATTCCACAAA ATCATGTTAGCAGGAAGAAGTCAGAGAATTATTATGTTAACAAGAATACGGTGCTACGTGCACACACAAGTGCACATGAACATGAGTTGATTAAATCAGGTTTAGATGCTTACCTAATGGTGGGAGATGTGTATAGACGGGATACAATCGATGCAACACACTTTCCCGTATTTCACCAACTTGAAGGTGTACGACTTTTCAACTCTCAACAG ttgttttcaAAATGTGAAGGTGCAAGTGCTGATTTGACGTTGTTTGAAGTGGGTGATGAAACAAAAGACAAACAATCGTGTCACACACTTGAAACTTCTAAATTACTGgagtttaacttaaaacaaacaatagaaGATTgtattaaagatatttttggAAAAG AGGCGGAATGTAAATGGGTTGATGCTTACTTTCCTTTCACTCATCCTTCCTATGAATTGGAGATCAAGTATAATGATGAATGGATTGAAATGTTGGGGTGTGGAATCCTTAGACAAGAAATTCTTAACCAAG CTGGTGCATGTGATCAAGTGGCTTGGGCATTTGGGTTGGGGCTGGAAAGGTTAGCaatgaaattatttaatattcctGATATTCGATATATGTGGACTGAAGATGAATCATTTCTTGCACAATTTCGTTGTCATAGTGATTTTAAATCCATTAAATTTAAG ccAATTGTAAGCAAACAACCAGCTCTTGTAAATGATGTTGCTTTCTGGGTTCCAACTGATTTCACGCCAAATGATTTTTACGACCTTGTTCGTAGTGTGGATGATGGGCTTGTACAAACCATCACATTAATAGACCAATTCACTCATTCAag TGGAAAACAAAGCCACTGCTATCGGTTGTTCTATCGCCATGTGTCCCGTGCTCTTACTCAAGCTCAAGTAAACGAAGTCCATGGAAAAATTAAGAGAGCGGCTGTAAAACACCTTAATGTAGAAGGACGGTGGTAA
- the LOC100184601 gene encoding methyltransferase-like protein 5 isoform X5 encodes MKLRQLEIALEDAKPFQEPKIQLEQYVTTPHLADALEIFQSNCEAYELNNVVECIQADIARFSPSRNMILAKRFDTVLMNPPFGTKSNKGSIVCHIHTIYIYIYIYKMQNVKFSIIGIDMEFLHAASILASHAVYSLHKSSTRAHIVKKANDFGMQAQVVAGKTIITCELITSIYDIDISTFSFRNEIQFRIFI; translated from the exons atgaaATTACGACAACTGGAAATAGCACTTGAAGATGCTAAACCGTTTCAAGAACCAAAGATACAGCTGGAGCAGTATGTTACCACGCCGCATCTAGCAG ATGCTCTTGAAATCTTTCAGTCAAATTGTGAAGCATACGAACTTAATAATGTTGTTGAATGTATTCAAGCAGATATTGCAAGATTTTCACCGTCCCG gaACATGATTTTGGCCAAACGGTTTGATACAGTTTTGATGAATCCACCATTTGGGACGAAGTCAAATAAAGGTTCTATTGTGTGTCACatacatacaatatatatatatatatatatatataaaatgcaaaatgttaaattttccATTATAGGAATAGACATGGAGTTTCTACATGCAGCATCTATATTAGCTTCACACGCTGTTTATTCATTGCATAAAAGCTCTACAAGAGCACACATTGTTAAAAAAGCAAATGATTTTGGGATGCAAGCACAGGTAGTGGCAGgtaaaacaattattacaTGTGAATTAATAACCTCGATTTATGATATTGATATATCAACATTTTCTTTCAGAAATGAGATACAATTTAGAATCTTCATATAA
- the LOC100184601 gene encoding methyltransferase-like protein 5 isoform X4, whose protein sequence is MKLRQLEIALEDAKPFQEPKIQLEQYVTTPHLAACLLHTAETQFGDICGKNVCDLGCGCGILSIGSSLLGANHCLGIDIDEDALEIFQSNCEAYELNNVVECIQADIARFSPSRNMILAKRFDTVLMNPPFGTKSNKGIDMEFLHAASILASHAVYSLHKSSTRAHIVKKANDFGMQAQVVAEMRYNLESSYKFHKKKSKDIEVDFIRFTITTG, encoded by the exons atgaaATTACGACAACTGGAAATAGCACTTGAAGATGCTAAACCGTTTCAAGAACCAAAGATACAGCTGGAGCAGTATGTTACCACGCCGCATCTAGCAG CATGTTTGCTTCACACGGCGGAAACTCAGTTTGGAGATATTTGTGGTAAGAACGTGTGTGACCTAGGATGTGGTTGCGGAATTCTATCCATTGGATCATCCCTTTTGGGTGCCAACCATTGCTTAGGAATTGACATTGATGAAG ATGCTCTTGAAATCTTTCAGTCAAATTGTGAAGCATACGAACTTAATAATGTTGTTGAATGTATTCAAGCAGATATTGCAAGATTTTCACCGTCCCG gaACATGATTTTGGCCAAACGGTTTGATACAGTTTTGATGAATCCACCATTTGGGACGAAGTCAAATAAAG GAATAGACATGGAGTTTCTACATGCAGCATCTATATTAGCTTCACACGCTGTTTATTCATTGCATAAAAGCTCTACAAGAGCACACATTGTTAAAAAAGCAAATGATTTTGGGATGCAAGCACAGGTAGTGGCAG AAATGAGATACAATTTAGAATCTTCATATAAGTTTCacaaaaagaaatcaaaagaTATTGAAGTGGATTTCATAAGATTTACAATTACCACTGGGTAA
- the LOC100182238 gene encoding uncharacterized protein LOC100182238 produces MEDKYEEDEDDFSNSRPKLSFIVACCFIALLFLQWFVRLVLYGSHTTELGIAPEKHFLLKFVLEMHPLIAGGLSGFATLFVCWALTYFNWLNVGSFPPTPLSPTSPRGRLQSPPNSPTSPKKLGLASLTPFMVSIATSYLVWSLVATESSNATLY; encoded by the exons ATGGAGGATAAATATGAGGAGGATGAAGACGATTTCTCGAATTCACGACCGAAATTGTCGTTTATTGTAGcgtgttgttttattgctCTTCTGTTTCTTCAATGGTTCGTCCGATTGGTACTATACGGCAGTCACACCACGGAATTAGGCATAGCACCAGAAAAACACTTTTTGCTTAAATTTGTATTGGAAATGCATCCGCTAATTGCTGGAGGATTGTCAG GATTCGCAACCTTATTTGTATGCTGGGCACTAACCTACTTTAATTGGTTGAATGTTGGAAGTTTTCCACCTACCCCTTTATCACCAACTTCTCCACGTGGAAG ATTGCAATCACCACCCAATTCACCAACAAGTCCGAAAAAATTGGGTCTAGCATCACTTACACCTTTCATGGTTTCCATTGCTACAAGTTACTTGGTTTGGTCACTCGTTGCAACTGAATCATCAAATGCAACATTATATTAG
- the LOC100184601 gene encoding methyltransferase-like protein 5 isoform X3: MKLRQLEIALEDAKPFQEPKIQLEQYVTTPHLAACLLHTAETQFGDICGKNVCDLGCGCGILSIGSSLLGANHCLGIDIDEDALEIFQSNCEAYELNNVVECIQADIARFSPSRNMILAKRFDTVLMNPPFGTKSNKGIDMEFLHAASILASHAVYSLHKSSTRAHIVKKANDFGMQAQVVAGKTIITCELITSIYDIDISTFSFRNEIQFRIFI, encoded by the exons atgaaATTACGACAACTGGAAATAGCACTTGAAGATGCTAAACCGTTTCAAGAACCAAAGATACAGCTGGAGCAGTATGTTACCACGCCGCATCTAGCAG CATGTTTGCTTCACACGGCGGAAACTCAGTTTGGAGATATTTGTGGTAAGAACGTGTGTGACCTAGGATGTGGTTGCGGAATTCTATCCATTGGATCATCCCTTTTGGGTGCCAACCATTGCTTAGGAATTGACATTGATGAAG ATGCTCTTGAAATCTTTCAGTCAAATTGTGAAGCATACGAACTTAATAATGTTGTTGAATGTATTCAAGCAGATATTGCAAGATTTTCACCGTCCCG gaACATGATTTTGGCCAAACGGTTTGATACAGTTTTGATGAATCCACCATTTGGGACGAAGTCAAATAAAG GAATAGACATGGAGTTTCTACATGCAGCATCTATATTAGCTTCACACGCTGTTTATTCATTGCATAAAAGCTCTACAAGAGCACACATTGTTAAAAAAGCAAATGATTTTGGGATGCAAGCACAGGTAGTGGCAGgtaaaacaattattacaTGTGAATTAATAACCTCGATTTATGATATTGATATATCAACATTTTCTTTCAGAAATGAGATACAATTTAGAATCTTCATATAA
- the LOC100184601 gene encoding methyltransferase-like protein 5 isoform X2 has product MKLRQLEIALEDAKPFQEPKIQLEQYVTTPHLAACLLHTAETQFGDICGKNVCDLGCGCGILSIGSSLLGANHCLGIDIDEDALEIFQSNCEAYELNNVVECIQADIARFSPSRNMILAKRFDTVLMNPPFGTKSNKGSIVCHIHTIYIYIYIYKMQNVKFSIIGIDMEFLHAASILASHAVYSLHKSSTRAHIVKKANDFGMQAQVVAEMRYNLESSYKFHKKKSKDIEVDFIRFTITTG; this is encoded by the exons atgaaATTACGACAACTGGAAATAGCACTTGAAGATGCTAAACCGTTTCAAGAACCAAAGATACAGCTGGAGCAGTATGTTACCACGCCGCATCTAGCAG CATGTTTGCTTCACACGGCGGAAACTCAGTTTGGAGATATTTGTGGTAAGAACGTGTGTGACCTAGGATGTGGTTGCGGAATTCTATCCATTGGATCATCCCTTTTGGGTGCCAACCATTGCTTAGGAATTGACATTGATGAAG ATGCTCTTGAAATCTTTCAGTCAAATTGTGAAGCATACGAACTTAATAATGTTGTTGAATGTATTCAAGCAGATATTGCAAGATTTTCACCGTCCCG gaACATGATTTTGGCCAAACGGTTTGATACAGTTTTGATGAATCCACCATTTGGGACGAAGTCAAATAAAGGTTCTATTGTGTGTCACatacatacaatatatatatatatatatatatataaaatgcaaaatgttaaattttccATTATAGGAATAGACATGGAGTTTCTACATGCAGCATCTATATTAGCTTCACACGCTGTTTATTCATTGCATAAAAGCTCTACAAGAGCACACATTGTTAAAAAAGCAAATGATTTTGGGATGCAAGCACAGGTAGTGGCAG AAATGAGATACAATTTAGAATCTTCATATAAGTTTCacaaaaagaaatcaaaagaTATTGAAGTGGATTTCATAAGATTTACAATTACCACTGGGTAA
- the LOC100176778 gene encoding coiled-coil domain-containing protein 25, producing MVFYFTSRISGEEYVIYVGEDKYENEDLIKYGWPEDVWFHVDKVSSAHVYLRLKKDQTIEDIPAEVLSDCAQLVKANSIQGNKMNNVQIVYTPWSNLKKTGDMADGQVGFFKQKEVKLTHVEKRINETVNRLNKTKVEKHPDFMQEKEDRMRLERNELKKLQSEQRLREKEEIKRKREEKELRSYTTLFDVNEMKSNQDGNDSDDFM from the coding sequence AtggtgttctatttcacaAGTAGAATATCCGGGGAGGAATACGTaatttatgtgggtgaggacAAGTATGAGAATGAAGACTTAATCAAGTACGGTTGGCCTGAAGACGTCTGGTTTCATGTGGATAAAGTATCATCTGCTCATGTGTATTTACGATTAAAGAAGGATCAAACTATTGAGGACATTCCAGCTGAAGTGTTATCTGACTGTGCACAGTTAGTGAAGGCGAATAGTATTCAAGGAAATAAGATGAACAATGTACAGATTGTGTATACTCCGTGGTCTAACTTGAAAAAGACCGGTGATATGGCAGATGGCCAGGTGGGATTCTTTAAGCAGAAGGAAGTTAAATTAACCCATGTGGAGAAGCGAATCAATGAGACTGTAAACAGacttaataaaacaaaggTAGAGAAACATCCAGACTTTATGCAGGAGAAGGAAGATCGAATGAGGCTCGAGAGgaatgaattaaaaaagcTTCAAAGTGAACAACGTTTAAgggaaaaagaagaaataaaaagaaaaagggaaGAGAAAGAATTACGCTCGTACACAACTTTGTTTGATGTAAATGAAATGAAGAGTAACCAAGATGGGAATGACTCAGAtgattttatgtaa
- the LOC100184601 gene encoding methyltransferase-like protein 5 isoform X1, with protein sequence MKLRQLEIALEDAKPFQEPKIQLEQYVTTPHLAACLLHTAETQFGDICGKNVCDLGCGCGILSIGSSLLGANHCLGIDIDEDALEIFQSNCEAYELNNVVECIQADIARFSPSRNMILAKRFDTVLMNPPFGTKSNKGSIVCHIHTIYIYIYIYKMQNVKFSIIGIDMEFLHAASILASHAVYSLHKSSTRAHIVKKANDFGMQAQVVAGKTIITCELITSIYDIDISTFSFRNEIQFRIFI encoded by the exons atgaaATTACGACAACTGGAAATAGCACTTGAAGATGCTAAACCGTTTCAAGAACCAAAGATACAGCTGGAGCAGTATGTTACCACGCCGCATCTAGCAG CATGTTTGCTTCACACGGCGGAAACTCAGTTTGGAGATATTTGTGGTAAGAACGTGTGTGACCTAGGATGTGGTTGCGGAATTCTATCCATTGGATCATCCCTTTTGGGTGCCAACCATTGCTTAGGAATTGACATTGATGAAG ATGCTCTTGAAATCTTTCAGTCAAATTGTGAAGCATACGAACTTAATAATGTTGTTGAATGTATTCAAGCAGATATTGCAAGATTTTCACCGTCCCG gaACATGATTTTGGCCAAACGGTTTGATACAGTTTTGATGAATCCACCATTTGGGACGAAGTCAAATAAAGGTTCTATTGTGTGTCACatacatacaatatatatatatatatatatatataaaatgcaaaatgttaaattttccATTATAGGAATAGACATGGAGTTTCTACATGCAGCATCTATATTAGCTTCACACGCTGTTTATTCATTGCATAAAAGCTCTACAAGAGCACACATTGTTAAAAAAGCAAATGATTTTGGGATGCAAGCACAGGTAGTGGCAGgtaaaacaattattacaTGTGAATTAATAACCTCGATTTATGATATTGATATATCAACATTTTCTTTCAGAAATGAGATACAATTTAGAATCTTCATATAA